The sequence TCGTCAAGGCCGCGAAGCGCTTTGCGGCCACGCGAGTGTCGACGGGTGAGTCGTCTTAATGGATTGTGCGCGCTAAGCAACTCAAAGCAATTGgtcagcagatcgacacAGCGCATcaaagattcacgattgtagCGTTAAGATTTTTCGGAGCTAGCTACTGTAGAGTGTCAACGCTGTTGCGACCGTACAAGTGTGGCGCTTGTCGCAGATGACTGGATCGTCGTTGCTTGACAGCTGCTAGGTTTGAGGGGGGACTCTCGATGTCTTGAGGGCCCAGAAACTCCGCGCAGACGAGCTGAGACGAGTGGCTAGCCGAGATTTGTGCTTCAAaaaagcagaagaaaacgattcgtgattacgAATGCCGCACGACTGTGGGCGTTGGAGTGTTGGTGTGAGATCGAGATATTTAGAAATTGGTATGGACCATCGTCATGGCTGATTGGGAGGCGACCttgccatcatcaccgCAGCTTTGGTGGACTGCGGCCCAGCAGGTTGAACAACATGATGAGGTCAAGACGAAACCCGTTCATGCAAACTTCATCTTGTGTAACAACATGAGCCCACAAAGTCACGGTGAAGCTCCTCTAAGCTAGCAGACGACTTAAACAAAAAAATCATATGAGAAGCAGAGTAAGTACAGTGCGAGAAAGCCCACCCTGTGTCCTTGCTGCGGACCACTTTATTGGCTCACAATGCCTTGAGCTGTCCGCACAGCCGCAAAATGTTCCTGCAGCACATTGTTCGCGAGTGATTGACCTGCTTGCCCAGGCGTTGCCATTGGGTAAGAGGATAAACGGGTAAGGGGTCTAATCCGGCCCGCTTTATGTATGTTCCAGGCACGATAGTACattcgagcttcttgcaGTCCTGAGTGAAAATCGTCCACTCAAAGAGGCAACGGAAGCCAATCGTAAGTAAGCATTTGCTCGAAACAGATAGGAACAGGAACGGCGATGGCAAAATGAGAGACCGGCAACGTAAATAATTCTGCGACGTCGATTCTTCGTTTTGAGTGGATTTAGACCAGAAAGGAAAGATGAAAACCGTGAGCGTCGACCATGAACGTGGTTCCGTGTGATGTTAATGCTGCAAGTCCTTCACGATGACGAgtgatgcacgatgcaTGATTTTTTATTATCTGTTTTTTGattttttgttttttttttgggcACGATGCCGGAGCTGAGAAAGTCGGACAATCACGGATATCATTACGGTGGAATtgacaatcacaaatcgtgaattcacgattctcgctgctgctcaccaAGACGGTTCACGCGCCACACAGCGCGTCCGCCTCCTGCTTGTTCTGCGCCTAACATGCCGTTCCGAAACGTCCCTCTAAGCGATCATTGAAATTAGGGTCGGATTAGCCAGTGCAATCAATTACTGTATTCCCGTTATTGGCGCCAGTCCGAGGCGAGGTCGAGCAGTTTGCCCTCGTGTCATAGTCGCAAGCGTTGCAACTCTGTGACGCCAGCTACGCTGTTGTACTCTGACTCGTGTCGACGTGGGGTCTGGCGAGAATTCCAGGATGCTGTGCCTCATGCGGGGGTAGAGCCTGTTTGAAATAAATCACATCCGTAAAGCTCACCGGTGTTGTTCGTATGTTTCATGAAGATTATGCCTAAAGGCGACGGGCCCGGTGCACACCTGTAACGGGTATGAGTGCTGTGCGGAGATGTGTGGGTGGTATACTGTAAATAGTGGATCAcgcacgaatcgtgactAGACTGCTGCGCTGAGGCGTGAGGCGTGCTTTCAAATCTAGACCCTACCTCGCTTGTTTTCCTGCAAGTGACAGCCttttggcgttggcgcgcTTTCCGAATTGACGAAGCGCGTCACGCTTCACGTTTCATGCTTCGTGGTTGAACTTGAAAAGTGTTGACGATAATTTACGCAGGTTTGCTCGAAACGAGTTAAACGCTTACGCATACGCCAAAGAACACCATTGGTTGGTTCGGTTTGACTGACACCCAGGATTCGGACCAACATGGCAAGTTGCGCAAAGTACCTCGCCTTCATCGGGAAGAACAAGATTTCGCGGCGCTAAGCGAAGCGATCCTTCGCTCCGACTTGTTCGGTATGCTGtgcgccaacgctgcttCCCACGCTCTAATTATGTCGCGTTCAGTCAGCCTTATGAATACTGTATGACCAGCACCCCCAACAAAgatcttggtcttggtcaACCCATTCGGTTCGTTTAGCGAAACATCTTGGTGACTGCTTACAGGCAATGCTGTTTTGAATCCATACATGATAGCATAAGTCGGGTGTTTGTGTCTGTCTCTCATCCTACATATGCTATGAGATGCCAAGGATCGCAAGAAACACTTAGCCATATCACTTTTTCACGACCACCCGCAAGGCACAATTGGCGAGTATCGTGCAGCTCTTCAAATGCACGACCGTGTGGTTGTGCAGCGTTTTTTGTGCGACGGCAAACTGTTTCCGCGATTCTTTTTGGGAGAccgagccgagcttggccacCTGCAAGAGGGAAAAACTCGAGCATACATGCTTTGCAGCTCATTTTACCATTACAGAAGGTCTTGTCCTTTGCATccgccatcaagatggcAAACATGGACCTCAAAAAAGCTCAAGTAGGGAGGAAAGAGACAAATTGTCCATGAACGGAACAGGTTTTGCTTCTCCCTTTACAGTGAGTTTTCGGAAAGAACATGACAGACTAAACCGAAACAAACAGAAATTACAAATCATACTGTATTAAATATAAAACGTGCATTCCGTAAACATGAATtacgaattgtgaatcgtgaatatggGCGGGTTAGCTGTCAAACTCTCCAATGCGCCAAATGTCTTGGATGGCATGTTTCTGATCTTACTAGCTTGCAAGCGCattttgttttttgttCCAAATctcaactcgctcgtcgGTCGGGGTTTGGAGGTTACTGAAGTTTCTTCATGCTGAGAGGCAGCGTGCAACACTGCAGCCTGGGCAAGCTCGTTTGCGAGCAAGCTTCATCTCGAACGCTGGCGTACCTTGATACGGGGGGAAGGGCGTCTTTGACGGCTACAGTCTTGTCCGGTCCGATTTTCAAGTAGGTGGTTTCAGAGCAGAGACTTGACAAGAGTTTCAGATCTCACGTTCGAAGCGCAATAGTCCAAGATTTTATCGATGGGCGTCAACGACGATAGTGCTCTGAGTCGCTGTCACCGCGCGTAACGAGGGCTAGCTGCCTGTCTCCTCCGACGTTTAGCTTGAGTCGCTGCCTCAGTTGACTTGTCCATTTGATCGAGTCTTGGTGTTACATGTACCGCTACACTGCCTCATCTATACGCTTCTGGCTGCTTTCCTCATAATTTCGAGTCCGCTTGGTATCCTCAGCTCTTCCACTTCTTCCATCAATCCTTCAAAACGGTCGGACTGAATCCACGTCCACAGACCGTTCCCTCATCTTCGATATCCCATCATCACACGATTCGACTCGAACGTTTGGCAAGATGAGTCGTACTACAGCACTACCCCCGCGCTTCTCGACAGAGGAAGAGATTGAGCAGCTCCAAGACCTGCCTGCTAGCGTCGGCAGCCAAATTCCTGCAGTTGGTAGCGTCTCGCAGAGCGCTTTCCAACCTCCCAACAGCCGACGAAACAGCTACAACGTGGCGGGCAGCGGATCTATGCCCTTGGCTTCaagccgcagcagctcttTCAGTGGTCAAAGTGGCTCGAGCGTTTCTCGACAGGTTTATACGGCGGGAAACCATTCTCCTGACGTCGGCTCACCGGGCGATCTTGGATACATGCCGACGGTGCAAGGCCGCGACTATGACAACTTTGTCACCAACATGAGCGGCTATGCGACGCCTTCAGCGCAGAGCCACATGAGTGTAGCGACTCCGGCAGCTGGCTTGTACCAGGCGCCGTCCGAGACGTCGTTTGGCAATGCGGCGCTCAAGTATCGCAAGCCTTTTGCACAGCGTGTGCTCAATCCAGGCGAAAACATCGAAAAGCCATGGTTGCAAGACAAGAAACGTCGCTCGTCGGACCGCAAGGCGTACTGGATCTTTATCTTTGGGCTCTCGTTGGGTCTGATCGGCTCTGCATTGCTCATGTACTTTGCCTATGCGGCGGTTCCCAAGGGAAAGTACTGCCTTGTGCTCGATGAGCAGTTCGATGGCGACACGATCAACAAGGACATTTGGTTCCATGAGATGGAGACTGGCGGGTTCGGCAACAACCAGTTTGACTGGACCACAGACTCGACCAACAACTCGTTCGTTCAAGATGGCAAGCTCTACATTGTCCCCACGCTGACATCCGATGCGCTTGGAGATGCGGCCATCATTGACGGCTATACACTCAACCTCACCGAGGCGGGGACGTGCACAGCTGCCAATAAGTCGGACGCCAATTGCGCTGTAAGGTCCAACGCTACCACTGGTGTGGTGTTGCCGCCAATCCAGTCGGCTCGACTGATGACCAACTTTTCGCGCAGTATCAAGTACGGACGAGTCGAGGTTAAGGCTCGTATGCCTACAGGAGACTGGATCTGGCCTGCGATCTGGATGATGCCCAAGGACTCTGTGTACGGAAGCTGGCCGCAATCGggcgagatcgacatcTTCGAAGGTCGCGGCAACTTGCCCACGCATCGCGATAGTCAGGGCACAAACCAGATGTCTTCTACTCTCCACTTTGGTCCTAACTCGCTCTTTGACGGCTACGGTTACGCCACCAAGGTGCGAAACCTTTGGAGGGATTGGTTCAACCAGCGCTCGCACACGTTTGGACTCGAGTGGACCGAAGATGCGCTGTGGACGTGGGAGCGCTCTCGCGTGTTCCGAAACCTGGATGTCAAGTTTGACAATGGCTTTTGGAAGCGCGGTCGTTTCCCGAACCAGATGGCCAACGGAACGCTCCTGGCCAACCCATGGGCGTCAGTGCAAGGCCCACACGCCAACGCCGCACCGTTCGACCAAGAGTTCTACCTCATCCTCAACGTAGCCGTCGGAGGCACCAACGGCTACTTCAAGGACGGCCTTGGAGATGAAAAGCCATGGTCCAACGATGCGCGAAACGCTGCCAGCCAATTCTGGCAGTCCAAGGACAAATGGCTCCCCACTTGGCCTACAGACCCCAAGAAGCGTGGCATGGAAATCGAGTACGTCAAGATGTGGCAGAAGTGCTAGAAACGCACCCATTTACCTTGAAATTGCCACCGTTACCAGTCGTGTCGCCAGTCCTTTCTTTTctgtcattcgtgatccacgaCCAAGAGATTCTTCGGATAGATTTGCAACTTTCCCGCATACCATGTTCATAATTGTTTTTTGGGAGGTCTAATCGTCAAAGTTATCGCCTCAGCGCATTGCTACAATTGCTACTCGGTCTGTGTGTGATCTGTGAAAATACTACTGTACAAAGCCTGGCCGATTACGTAGTCCTGATGAATGGTGCGCACCGGTGGGGAGAACAGACGAAGCGttggaggacgaggcgagTTCGATGCCTGCGCCCGCTACTGAGCCGCGATAACTGCCGGGGACTTCGATATTGACGTCAGAACCGGGCGCGCAGTCAGtagctcctcctcctccgaCATGGGCGCGCAGCAAGGCGGCCTGGTTAAGGCTGGTGGCATGTTGGTGAGAGGGCTGATTGTACACACCTGCTGCGTGTGCTCTCCAAGCTTCGACGCTACCCATTCCATTTGCACGCAGTCccgacgacgaagagcgcACGTGAGGTGGACGTGATGATGCAAGAGAGGGACGTTCAGACGCGGCGTGGAGCATCTCTTGACGCGCCGACTCGTGGTGGCCGGGCTGAATAACCGAAGCGTCGGTTCTCTCGACACCCGTACCAACGTTGATCTGACCATGCCCACCTGATGAGCCTACTGAAGCTGCGTCGGTGTGTCTattggcagctgcagccgccgAGAAGCTGCGAGAGGCAGCGGGAGAGGGGACGAGGTTGGGAAGCGTGAGACTCCAGTACCTCGGCCAGACAAATCGATCCATGATCCAACCGCGAAGGCGCGAGATgaggagctgctcgatcttgggAATGTCTTGCAGCTTGGCTCGGGAGCCTAACAAGCTGGTCGCTGACGCTTCGAGCGCAAAGTCGGGATGCAAGGAAAAGTGGAGCTGGTGGCGAGAGCGTGGCGGAGtggcggaagaggaagaggaagaggaaggaTTTGGGTTGGCAGTTGGAAGCACGGTAGCATTTGGATCGGAAGAGAAGAGCTCGATTGCCAAGGTGCCCGAGAATCGTACAATGGTCAGGCCGAGCGAGACAGGAAGGACGGCGAATCTGGGTTTGGGAAAGTTGATGAGGAGCTTGGTATCGATGGCAAGGGTGATCTGATCGGAATagtcgacgtcgatctcgatgcgTGTGCGGCCTGTATCATCTGCTGGACGGACGCGGGCGTTGGTGAAGATGGGATAGGCGTCGCCAAAGTCGGCTTCGGTGACGCGGATTGGGTCAAGGAAAGAGGAAGTGGCACGATTAAGGATCTCTTCCATCAAATCACGAGCCGTTCTCTCCTTTTGTGGTTCGAGCGGGTTCGGTGAAGGGATGGCGTCGGAAGCGGTGTGATGATGAGAAGATACGCCGCCAGTGAGCACATCTTCGCGATAGCCTGCAATCGCTTGAGCAAACATGACGTTGAGCCAGTCGGCGGATTCGGGAAGGTGAGAAGAGAGGTCGTAGGCGGTTTTGTCGAGGATGTTGGCGAACATGGATGCTCTCGTGTCGGAAGCAAGACGATGGGATTTGCGCAGCGGGTGAGAGGCGGGCgaaggagcagcagcagcagcagcactggcagcagcggagTTGGCCTTTCTGGCGTCCTGTAGAAGAGCTTTGGCATGAAGCTTTGAACGGCGTTGGGAGACTTTGAGACGCATGAGCCTTTCCTTTTCCAGAGCGGTGGCTGAGTCTTCAAAGATGACGTATcggatgaggaggagcgcGACAATGACCATGGATACCTGGCCGACAATAAGACCCTGCGTGAAAGTCCATCGGGAGGGTGATGGAAGGTAGGCAAAGTAGGCGGCTGGCGAGGGTATCGGAGGTTGGACTGGCGCGTATGGCAGGCCGATCTGCagatcttgctgctgtggctgttgcATTATGGGAATGGTTGAGATGACGCTTCACAGAGCCTCCTAGGCTGTGGTACCAATAAGGACGTCTTTTCTCGCCATGGCTGATGACAGAGACTGTGGTGATGAATGGGACACAAGGGACCAAGAGGTTACCAGACAGATCGCACAGTCTCTGTAAAATGGCCAAACAACCAAGCCAATCGaatcgaatcacgaatcacgaatcgagcgtggagcaaagtcacgagtgtgagtgcaacattcacgatccacgattttAAGTCAAGTTGGTGATTCTCACACTCTGAGTGGAGCAACATATCCTGCCATCGCCGATGCGGTTCGTCAGGTGAAAACAGGTGAATGTGCATGTGCATATCGGCGATCAGTCACGCACCAAAAAAATCGTACGAATGAGCCATTTCGCGATACGCCGAATCGCAGCTTTCCTTGATTGCAACGCTCACGCCTGTCGGAGCTGAAAAGTGCGCCgccagcattcacgattcacgataaCCTACACGATgtacgattcacgattcacaataTAAGTTAATCACCAATGTCGGCATTATGTTGGAAAGCAACACACGCTCACGACCAAGGTCAAGCTATCGTTGATGTCGCCATGGAGCTTTCTTGACCAGATCATGTTCTCTTCCACGCGGAGCTGACTGGAATGCTATGGCCAATGCCCAAGCTCAGCACCGAGAGtcactcacagactcacacACTGAAAAGTGGTGTGTGTCgacaaaatcacgaatgattCGATTTgcgacactcacgactgaccAACTAACTCAGCGAGCCAAAAGCGCGTATCGAGTTTTGTGTGTGCGTTGGTTCGCTTAGCTTCGGtgttgtgtgtgtgtgtgtgtgtgtgtcgTCTGCCTTAGGGTTCACTTGTGACTGACTGGTTTTGATAAATCGCAATTTTTgccacacacacacacacacacgaaACCGTGTATGGCGAGATGTGCCGACACGCAGGTACCGTGGCACCGTGGCTGGTCAAGCCTAAAGTACAAAATTTAGGAATAAaatagtcacgagtcagagtcgtgagtggcgTGTTGATgatcattcgtgattggtgattcgcgagttgtgagttggTGCACTTGGGCTCTCTCGCCACTCCCTCCTCTTGCTTGGCTTACTCCCACATCCCTCCTCACATTGGCTCGATACAATTACAATGGCGGCGacatcttcttcttcttcttccaagATGCAGCTGTTCTCAGTGGACGACGTCGCAAAGCACAACACCGCGACCGACTGTTGGCTCATCCACCGTGGCAACGTGTACAATGTCACCGATTTCGTCGAGGATCACCCGGGTGGAGATGACCTCATCATCAAGTACGCCGGCAAGGACATGGGCGAGATCATGGACGATCCGCAGGAGCACTCTCACTCGGATTCTGCCTACGAGTTGCTCGACGAGTACATCATTGGTCGTCTGCCTGCCACCGATGCTGAGAAGCACGCACTCCAGCAGCGCACTGCCCAGGGTGGCTACTCGGGCAAGGATGACTCGATCGTCATCACCGAAGACTTTCATCCCGAGGAGACCGACTTTTCGTCCGACTACAAGGCGCACAAATTCCTCGACCTCAACAAGCCGCTCATGCCTCAGATGCTGCGTGCCAACTTTTCCAAGCAGTTTTACCTCGAGCAGGTGCATTCGCCGCGCCACTTGAAGCACCCCGCACGCTTCTTTGACCAGGACTATCTCGAAGTCTTCACGCGCACGCCGTGGTACGTCGTACCCATGGTCTGGCTTCCGATCGCTTCCATCATCTTTTTCCGCTCCATCACCCAATTCGCTTCGAATCTAGCGAGCACGCCGCTCAACGCCACCAACTGGTACGAAGCTGCTACCAAGCCTACGCAATTTGACGCTTCCGTGTGGTCGATCGCCGTGACCCAGACTGCCATCTGCTGGGCAATCGGTGTCGTCATCTGGACGTTGCTCGAGTATACGATTCaccgcttcctcttccacaTCGACAACATCCTTCCGGACAAGCCCGCGTTCCTCACGCTCCACTTCCTCCTTCACGGCGTCCACCACTTCCTGCCCATGGACAGGCTTCGACTCGTCATGCCTccgctgctcttcctcgtgcTCAGCTACCCGTTTACCCAACTCGCACATACCTTGTTCCCAcacgccatcgccaacggcATCATCAGCGGCTCCTTCTCCATGTACGTCGTCTACGACTGCATGCATTACGCCCTCCACCACACAAAACTCCCAGAGTACATGAGGGAGATGAAAAAGTACCACCTCGAACACCACTACAAAaacttcgagctcggcttcggtGTCACTTCCAAGGTCTGGGATTACGTCTTTGGCACCCAGCTCTAAGCCACCCTTGAGGGTCTTGGTTTGTACAAGTATCGTCTTTCTAGAACTCGCATCACCACTCGATGTATATACGATCCGCTTCAACATTCCCACTCACTCGTCGTTTCTTGAATCGCGCCATGCGCTCGTCTGTGCATAGTGGTGTTTAGCATTGCATGCTTCTCtcgcagtcgtgagttacACAAAAAGGTTCTGCAGTGTCTGGATCGCCGTCGTGGGTCCGACGACGCTGAGCCTCACTCTTTGACCCTCAATCACCGGTGAGGGTAGTATGCTCAGACACGTGGCTAGATCGTGTGCGTGATCGGCCTGCACGCGAAGTACGACATCCCAGCTCTTGCTATCGAGAGCAGAGGCGTGCGTGGAGAGAACATCGACGGGGAACGCACCACCAACATTGCCGAGCGTACCTGTCTGCGCGGTCTGCACAAGTTGCAAGACGAGCCTCGGCACAATCACGGCGAGCCTAGATGACGCCGATGGCGTCAGTCGCATACCAACGTACCGCCATTCGCGTGGCTTCATCCCTTTTCGCACGTATCGCTCCGTGGAACACTGTGGTTCTGCATGGCAAAGCTGGTCTGCAGTCCGACAAAGTCAAGGTGATGGCAAAAGAGATGGTGAACTGTGTCAGCGTTGCCAAACTCGGTGCCAACTATCTTTACAACGTTCTCCCAACATCCGAAGCACTAACTGTCTGTCTTGTGTGTAACTTCCTCCGCCGCTCTTGCAGCTGAATCGTCAGTGGCAGCCACAATGCCCAACGTTGCCATAGCGGCGCCGGCTGCACCGCTCGAGCCATTCGCGTCGCGGCCAGTCATGGTCTGTTTGTGCTTGCCTTGCTTTCCGCGGTCTCGTTCTTGGCCCAAAGTCACCGCTTTACCCTTGGCTTCGACCACGCCGTTGGCACCGTGTTCATCTCCGCCGATCGACTGAACCTCCTCATCGCCCTCTATATCCGCTGCAAAAAGCGCCTCCATCGCCGGCGTGTAGCGTTGGATCTTGTCGAATTGACTGAGCGGATACGTCACCATATCGAATGCGAGCGCAATCGGCACATTCCTCCAATTCTTATCGCCCTGCTCGCTCAATGCAAACAGCGACGATCTGGCCATTTTGGGATAGCGCTGCGAGAAGTGTGTCAGCAGAATATTGTGTGCACCCATCTCGTGCCCCACGCGGATTGCTTCTCCAAATGTCGAGTGTCCTTTGGCAATAGCCATGTCGAGttcgccatcctcgagcgTTGCTTCGTGGATGAGCAAGGAGCAGTCTTTGCCCGCCGCGATCAGCTCGGGCGCAGGGCGCGTGTCTCCAGAGTAGGCAACCGACCAGTTTTCCATGGCGTGTCGCACGACAAGGCCGTAACAATGCGAGCCGCGATGGACGACACGTGCAGTGTGGATGTACGAGAGGCCAGTGAGATCCTTAATAGCCTGGACGTGAGCGAGATGCTCCTGGCGggcttgctcttggccACAACTGTTGCGATTTGCGAACGCTGCGCTCAGGCCCTGTTGGTTGGAAAGATTGGGATCGACTCCCTTCTGATGATCAAGGTGGTCGTTCAGGACGAGAATGACATCCTCGTCTAAGCCGAGCTTTTCCAACTGCTCGTACTCTTCAAGGTAGTTGTGCACAAAACTAGTGCCGAAGAGGTAAAGCGGCTTGTCGGGTCGGGGTACCAGCTTGCGTCGTTCCAAGAGCAGTCGGATAACACCAATGTGATGGTCGGCATGGATGTGGCTGATGAAAAGCACATGCATCTTGCGCAGaatgtcgtcgacgtcctGTGATACCAACGATCCGCTCTCGGCCGCGGtaccatctcgtcgacagcCGAATTTGCGTCGAAGTAGACCATACGTTGACTCACCAGCGTCAAGCAGGATGTTGCCCGAAGACGGTGTCTGGATCAAGGTGGAAATGACGTTGCGGTACTtgctcggtgctgctgagcccGTACCCAGGGTTGTCACAAGAATGTCCTTTTCCGAAGGGACGGATGCCGCTGTGGGTTCAGTTTCAGCCTTGATCTTCTTGACTACGTCGAGATAGGCCTGCCATGCCTGCTTGCGCGCTTCTCGCAGGCGGGTATTGCGCATTGTGCTGAGTCCGTCGTGCAATGCTTCTGTAGTGGCACCGACGCCATTCTTAGAATTGCCTTTGGCTTTGACTTTGCCCTTGGCGATCGGCTGTGTCTGTTGTTTTGTTTCTTCGGCGTAATCGTATTCGAATGCAGCAACCTTAGCGGCTCGTTCTGATAGAATGGGAAAGTCGAAGTCCGGTGCACCCGAAGAGAAGTGTTTCGGTTCGCCTCTTGGATGGAGTGGGATCACCTGGtccgcttcggctgctACAAACTTCAGTGGAAAATCGCTAGCATCTGCTCTGTCACTCATAACCGCCTTTGAGAGCGCGGACACGGGGACTTGGGGTGTGAGCTGGTACTGCGGTACCTTGAACATGACGTTATCAAGCTTGGAGAGGCGGAGCGGGATGGTGGCGCTGGAAGGAAACATGAGCTTGTTGGCACAGACATTGTAGTTGGCGATAAGATGGTGGCAGTCGGGTCCAAATTGACGCATCCATGTCTGGTAACGTGGATCTTGGAGGAGGTCGACGGGGACAGCATGTACAATGACGTGCGGCATTCGAGACTGCTCCTTGCTGAGATGGCCGTTGGCTTGGAGAGTGTATGGGGAGAAGGCCAATGTTGCGCTGTCGCTGAGCAGATTGTCGATGTAATCGATCGATGGCAGGTAGATATAGAAGACGACTgcgccagctcgagaaggGCCTACAACGTGGTTCCACTTGACTAGTACTTCCTCAAGATCGTTCCATGCTGCCGGTGTCGATTCACCTGCACCTTGATGCTTTACCTTGCCGTTTTGTTGGGCTTTCTGCTTTGCGTTGGTACTGGATGAGCCAGTAGCACCCCGACGCCCGCCGGTCTGACTCTGCAGCCACTTCTTCCTTTCATGTGATGGCATGCTGGACCAAGATGTGGGTCGCTTGAGGGTGACGTCCTCTCCCTTTGTCAAGGCGGCGAACAAAGGTCCTGGCGGCACGCCGGCTTCTGTGGCTTTGACAGGATCAAACTTGCCACGCTGTGGATGCGCTTCACAAATGAAAGCCAGGACCGGAGCCTGTCCGCCTTCTGCTGGATCGGCGCGGTCGGCCAGAACGTTGCGAGTGTCGCTGGGTGGTCGTGGTAGAAGGCGAGTAACGAATGCAGGCGAAAGTGGGGGACGCCATGGCGCAAGAGCTCGGGCATGTGGAGAAGATGAAGGTTGTGGTTGATCGGCATCTGGGATTTCCACATCATCGACCGAAGACACAAGCTTGCGCGATGACCTTGTGTCTGTGACACTTTCGGTGATATCGgtcgcttgctgctcgcgtTTGCGAAGGAGAGAATCGTTGAAGATGCTGTCAGAGACGAGGCGGATCCAGGCTTGTGCTTCGTGCCCTTGTAAGATGGAAGGATTGAAGTAAGGCTTTCGCCAGAGCTGATCCACCTTATCGAGAGTTGCGGCAGAGACAGCTGCCGAGCGATCGCAGTCGACCTTTGGCTTTTTGAAAGCTGGTTCCAATGCCTTGGTAGGGTGGAGGGGCACTGCGTAGACAGCAAGATTGTCATCGGTGAATATGGGAACTGAGGCTGCGTCTGAGATTTCGGACGGATTTTGATCTGGAGGCGAGGAGTGGGACAGGGAAGGCACCTCGTgaacgtcgagcttcatGATGTCTCTCTTTGCATAAGTTCGCATTGTGGCGAGGGCATAGCGAAGGCCGTCTGGACCGTGAAGAGATTCGGTGGAACGCTGACCATCAGCCATGGACATGAGCACACCAGGAAGACCACCGATGGCCTCCCAGCCTACGCGAGAGACAAAAATGTTCGAGATGCGGCTGAGGTTAGCTTTGCGCTGTGTCGAGGAGCGAGAGGTGCCTTCACCGGCGTTAAACAGGTAGCGATCAGCGCCGAACTGGAGGATGACGGG is a genomic window of Mycosarcoma maydis chromosome 10, whole genome shotgun sequence containing:
- a CDS encoding tRNase Z (related to TRZ1 - tRNase Z, involved in RNA processing), whose protein sequence is MLADLRVLHVPSSDTNVLPPVILQFGADRYLFNAGEGTSRSSTQRKANLSRISNIFVSRVGWEAIGGLPGVLMSMADGQRSTESLHGPDGLRYALATMRTYAKRDIMKLDVHEVPSLSHSSPPDQNPSEISDAASVPIFTDDNLAVYAVPLHPTKALEPAFKKPKVDCDRSAAVSAATLDKVDQLWRKPYFNPSILQGHEAQAWIRLVSDSIFNDSLLRKREQQATDITESVTDTRSSRKLVSSVDDVEIPDADQPQPSSSPHARALAPWRPPLSPAFVTRLLPRPPSDTRNVLADRADPAEGGQAPVLAFICEAHPQRGKFDPVKATEAGVPPGPLFAALTKGEDVTLKRPTSWSSMPSHERKKWLQSQTGGRRGATGSSSTNAKQKAQQNGKVKHQGAGESTPAAWNDLEEVLVKWNHVVGPSRAGAVVFYIYLPSIDYIDNLLSDSATLAFSPYTLQANGHLSKEQSRMPHVIVHAVPVDLLQDPRYQTWMRQFGPDCHHLIANYNVCANKLMFPSSATIPLRLSKLDNVMFKVPQYQLTPQVPVSALSKAVMSDRADASDFPLKFVAAEADQVIPLHPRGEPKHFSSGAPDFDFPILSERAAKVAAFEYDYAEETKQQTQPIAKGKVKAKGNSKNGVGATTEALHDGLSTMRNTRLREARKQAWQAYLDVVKKIKAETEPTAASVPSEKDILVTTLGTGSAAPSKYRNVISTLIQTPSSGNILLDAGESTYGLLRRKFGCRRDGTAAESGSLVSQDVDDILRKMHVLFISHIHADHHIGVIRLLLERRKLVPRPDKPLYLFGTSFVHNYLEEYEQLEKLGLDEDVILVLNDHLDHQKGVDPNLSNQQGLSAAFANRNSCGQEQARQEHLAHVQAIKDLTGLSYIHTARVVHRGSHCYGLVVRHAMENWSVAYSGDTRPAPELIAAGKDCSLLIHEATLEDGELDMAIAKGHSTFGEAIRVGHEMGAHNILLTHFSQRYPKMARSSLFALSEQGDKNWRNVPIALAFDMVTYPLSQFDKIQRYTPAMEALFAADIEGDEEVQSIGGDEHGANGVVEAKGKAVTLGQERDRGKQGKHKQTMTGRDANGSSGAAGAAMATLGIVAATDDSAARAAEEVTHKTDNQLCHAEPQCSTERYVRKGMKPREWRYVGMRLTPSASSRLAVIVPRLVLQLVQTAQTGTLGNVGGAFPVDVLSTHASALDSKSWDVVLRVQADHAHDLATCLSILPSPVIEGQRVRLSVVGPTTAIQTLQNLFV